From one Mytilus edulis chromosome 1, xbMytEdul2.2, whole genome shotgun sequence genomic stretch:
- the LOC139524048 gene encoding uncharacterized protein, which translates to MEEANIEESVWQEAVEEDTDNTSGIVNIRNISQTVSQTLQSSVPASEKCINMNSLSGQTAATDKPKMNINNSTQGISAQSGFSDVSVSSIDSAFQRLASTLHEGFNLPKPELLTFNGTPLDYSKFIRNFETNIEGRISDNSLRLSYLIQYCRGEAKCCIEDCVLLDSDEGYKRARAILYSRYGRPHVIARSFIEKLVYGAQIKASDIEGLSKLALEMQKCEITLSQLGFNSDIDNSENLRCIVKRFPMHMRTRWVDIAHSISESGREPRFSDLAKFVDEKSRIASSMYGYDLCRENNQNKTDKRVFTSNHHNNDTVNSKVTTLSTQSLNNTAKYEHKCKCCTGTCVDLTACSKFKSMSLDDRYKLVRMLKLCYNCLKGKHFANNCRKPKACTVSDCNVKHNILLHSWSKPGFDHAATQPSVNCAATKGSMIKNCLGIIPVLVKGRNGNSCKTFALLDDGADKTLCDERLLQKLNIASKPVTFEMSTVSSSGSTIHGQEVDLQVKAIDGNDNVSLKKVWSVKKLPISARSAAENVDIRKLPYLADIQIPSTDLTEVMLLIGTDSPNAHIPLEVRSGNENQPYAIRSRLGWAIRGPIEDTHASNVINVHFEEARDVLLQRQLERMWTSDFDDRAREDKNGLSTNDTEAMKMTESVLYHPARRMPSPTHRSSKSMSNRRSRSRSAFASPGKAAKRARSKNPRRGKKRARSPSKKARKEETKGGPGERKPQQRSKWQREQQDIEIDDIVLVADDIQRG; encoded by the coding sequence ATGGAAGAGGCCAATATCGAAGAATCAGTGTGGCAAGAAGCAGTGGAAGAAGACACAGATAATACCAGTGGAATCGTGAACATTCGGAACATTTCGCAAACAGTCTCGCAAACATTACAGAGCTCTGTTCCTGCGAGTGAAAAGTGTATTAATATGAACTCTCTTTCCGGACAAACTGCAGCAACTGATAAACCAAAGATGAACATTAATAACAGTACACAGGGAATCAGTGCTCAGTCTGGATTTTCGGATGTAAGTGTTTCCAGCATAGATTCGGCTTTTCAACGCCTAGCATCTACACTTCACGAAGGGTTTAATTTGCCAAAACCAGAATTATTAACTTTTAATGGAACTCCGTTAGACTATAGTAAGTTTATAAGGAACTTTGAGACAAACATTGAAGGTAGAATAAGTGATAATAGTTTGAGACTGAGTTATTTAATTCAGTACTGTAGAGGTGAAGCCAAGTGTTGTATAGAAGATTGTGTATTATTAGATTCTGATGAGGGTTACAAACGTGCTAGGGCAATATTGTACTCCCGATACGGTAGGCCACATGTAATTGCtagatcatttattgaaaaattagtgTACGGCGCTCAGATTAAAGCGTCAGATATTGAAGGTTTATCTAAATTGGCATTAGaaatgcaaaaatgtgaaatcacATTGTCTCAGTTAGGTTTTAATTCAGATATTGATAATTCTGAAAATTTAAGGTGTATTGTTAAACGCTTTCCAATGCATATGAGAACAAGATGGGTCGACATTGCTCATTCAATTAGTGAGTCTGGTAGAGAACCCCGTTTTTCTGACTTAGCTAAATTTGTAGACGAAAAATCACGCATTGCTAGTTCTATGTATGGGTACGATCTTTGTAGAGAAAACAATCAGAACAAGACTGATAAAAGGGTTTTTACAAGTAACCATCATAATAATGATACAGTTAATAGTAAGGTTACTACGTTAAGTACTCAAAGTTTAAATAACACAGCTAAATATGAGCACAAATGTAAATGTTGTACAGGTACTTGTGTAGATTTGACAGCTTGTAGCAAATTCAAGTCAATGAGTTTAGATGATAGGTATAAATTAGTACGCATgttaaaattgtgttataattgtttaaaaggGAAGCATTTTGCTAACAATTGTAGAAAACCAAAGGCATGCACTGTATCTGACTGTAATGTTAAGcataatattttattgcatagTTGGTCTAAGCCCGGTTTTGATCATGCAGCTACTCAGCCTTCAGTTAATTGCGCAGCTACTAAAGGTTCTATGATTAAGAACTGTTTAGGAATTATTCCTGTCCTCGTTAAGGGTCGGAACGGTAACTCTTGCAAAACATTTGCCTTGCTAGATGACGGAGCAGATAAAACTTTATGTGATGAACGAttacttcagaaattaaatatAGCCAGCAAGCCGGTCACTTTCGAGATGTCTACTGTTAGCTCTTCTGGTAGTACAATTCACGGTCAAGAAGTTGACTTACAAGTAAAAGCTATTGACGGAAATGATAACGTGTCGTTAAAAAAGGTCTGGTCAGTTAAGAAGCTTCCAATTTCTGCTCGATCTGCCGCAGAAaatgtagatataagaaaattGCCGTATTTGGCCGATATACAGATACCCTCTACTGATTTAACCGAGGTCATGTTGTTAATTGGTACAGATTCACCTAACGCTCACATTCCGTTAGAAGTAAGGTCCGGTAACGAAAACCAACCATATGCAATTCGCTCACGCCTCGGATGGGCTATTCGTGGTCCTATTGAAGATACGCATGCGTCAAACGTTATAAATGTACATTTTGAGGAGGCAAGGGATGTTTTGTTGCAGCGACAATTAGAACGGATGTGGACCTCTGATTTTGATGATAGAGCACGAGAAGACAAGAATGGCTTGTCTACAAATGATACAGAGGCTATGAAAATGACGGAGTCAGTCTTATATCACCCAGCAAGACGGATGCCAAGCCCAACTCATCGTTCATCCAAGTCCATGTCCAACAGAAGGAGCAGGAGCAGGTCAGCATTCGCCTCCCCGGGAAAGGCAGCAAAACGTGCTCGTTCCAAGAACCCAAGAAGGGGAAAGAAAAGGGCAAGGTCTCCATCCAAAAAAGCAAGAAAGGAGGAAACAAAAGGAGGTCCAGGGGAAAGAAAGCCGCAGCAAAGAAGCAAATGGCAGAGGGAACAACAAGATATTGAAATAGACGATATTGTTTTAGTTGCTGATGATATACAGAGAGGATAA